From a single Theropithecus gelada isolate Dixy unplaced genomic scaffold, Tgel_1.0 HiC_scaffold_15884, whole genome shotgun sequence genomic region:
- the LOC112617164 gene encoding 40S ribosomal protein S3a-like — protein MAVGKNKRLTKGGKKGAKKKVVDPFSKKYWYDVKAPAMFSIRNIEKTVITRTQGTKIASDGLKGHVFEVSLADVQND, from the coding sequence ATGGCAGTTGGCAAAAACAAGCGCCTTACGAAAGGGGGCAAAAAGGGAGCCAAGAAGAAAGTGGTTGATCCATTTTCTAAGAAATACTGGTATGATGTGAAAGCACCTGCTATGTTCAGTATAAGAAATATTGAAAAGACAGTCATCACCAGGACCCAAGGAACCAAAATTGCATCTGATGGTCTCAAGGGTCATGTGTTTGAAGTGAGTCTTGCTGATGTGCAGAATGATTAA